The Streptomyces sp. NBC_00224 genome has a window encoding:
- a CDS encoding GAF domain-containing protein: MRADDGSGAGTPLPVLLEAVLGVGSELELRTTLQHIVDTAAELTGARYGALGVVDPERGRLTELFTAGLTDAERERIGALPDGHTGVLGALVQDPRPLRLADLTTDPRSSGVPPGHPPMRSFLGVPIRVHTEVFGNLYLTEKRGGAFTEEDLALLRVLASQAGIAIGNARLYETARRRERWIEGAAAVTTSLLTGDTAADALMTVAERARLLADAAAGVVLQPTEEGGMEIVAASAPDDPGDIVGTTIAPGSPVLVQLLGGEPVFIEDSASDPRMTTHVRTRFGPSMMLPLQSGGKLIGTLALPRRRGAEPYTAVERLLAAQFASQAALALVLADAQHNRERLAVYEDRDRIARDLHDLVVQRLFATEMMLESTRRRAAKASGDDTDELLIRAVDELDSTIQEVRTAIFALQQPPADAPTTVRGRVLRETDGAGALLGFRPSVVFAGAVDAVLGDAVAGRLLSALRTALAAAHRRTGVSSVAVAVDATVVLPDGRPGVRLTVTDDGEGGGPKVWEARL; the protein is encoded by the coding sequence GTGCGCGCGGACGACGGATCCGGGGCCGGGACACCGCTGCCCGTCCTGCTCGAAGCCGTCCTCGGCGTCGGCTCCGAGCTCGAACTGCGCACCACCCTCCAGCACATCGTGGACACCGCGGCCGAACTGACCGGCGCCCGGTACGGGGCGCTCGGCGTCGTCGACCCCGAGCGCGGCCGGCTCACCGAGCTGTTCACGGCCGGGCTCACCGACGCCGAGCGGGAGCGGATCGGGGCGCTTCCGGACGGGCACACCGGGGTGCTCGGCGCGCTCGTCCAGGACCCGCGGCCGCTGCGGCTCGCCGACCTCACCACCGACCCGCGCTCGTCGGGCGTGCCGCCCGGCCACCCGCCGATGCGCTCGTTCCTGGGCGTCCCCATCCGCGTACACACCGAGGTGTTCGGCAACCTCTACCTCACCGAGAAGCGCGGCGGAGCGTTCACCGAGGAGGACCTGGCGCTGCTGCGGGTGCTCGCCTCGCAGGCGGGGATCGCGATCGGCAACGCCCGGCTGTACGAGACGGCCCGGCGCCGCGAGCGGTGGATCGAGGGCGCCGCCGCCGTCACCACCTCGCTGCTGACCGGCGACACGGCGGCGGACGCGCTGATGACGGTCGCCGAGCGGGCCCGGCTGCTCGCGGACGCGGCGGCCGGGGTGGTGCTCCAGCCCACCGAGGAGGGCGGGATGGAGATCGTCGCCGCCTCCGCGCCGGACGACCCGGGCGACATCGTGGGGACGACCATCGCGCCCGGCTCGCCGGTGCTGGTCCAACTGCTCGGCGGGGAGCCGGTGTTCATCGAGGACTCGGCGAGCGACCCCCGGATGACCACGCACGTACGGACCCGGTTCGGGCCGAGCATGATGCTGCCGCTGCAGAGCGGCGGCAAGCTCATCGGTACGCTCGCGCTCCCCCGGCGCCGCGGGGCCGAGCCGTACACGGCGGTGGAGCGGCTGCTGGCAGCGCAGTTCGCCTCGCAGGCGGCGCTCGCGCTCGTCCTCGCGGACGCGCAGCACAACCGGGAGCGGCTCGCGGTGTACGAGGACCGCGACCGGATCGCCCGCGACCTCCACGACCTGGTCGTCCAGCGGCTGTTCGCGACCGAGATGATGCTGGAGTCGACGCGCCGCCGCGCCGCGAAGGCCTCCGGCGACGACACGGACGAGCTGCTCATCCGGGCCGTGGACGAGCTGGACTCCACGATCCAGGAGGTCCGCACCGCCATCTTCGCCCTCCAGCAGCCGCCCGCCGACGCGCCGACGACCGTACGGGGCCGGGTGCTGCGCGAGACGGACGGCGCGGGGGCGCTGCTCGGGTTCCGGCCGTCGGTGGTGTTCGCGGGGGCGGTGGATGCCGTTTTGGGCGACGCCGTCGCCGGGCGGCTGTTGTCGGCCCTGCGCACCGCGCTGGCCGCCGCGCACCGCCGTACCGGGGTTTCGTCCGTCGCGGTCGCCGTCGATGCGACCGTCGTCCTCCCGGACGGGCGTCCCGGTGTGCGGCTCACCGTCACGGACGACGGGGAGGGGGGCGGTCCCAAGGTGTGGGAGGCGCGGCTGTAG
- a CDS encoding rod shape-determining protein: MTVNLEQLRRCHVAVDLGAARTRVFVKGLGLVVDEPSVAAVNTRTGALIAVGAFAEKMTGRTPDYIRVARPVTGGTVVDIEMAQRMLRHLVGEKLRRQLRRKPGLRAAACTPHEADPLAQRATVETLVGLGARRVELVDTLIAAAVGCGLPVEQPTATMIMVCGAATTQIAVLSLGAIVTAQRIPVGGDAIDHAVIQHLRHQHELMLPSQSVRPLQLALSGNGLTPHGPASTEIHGRDVATGLARSVQVDTAAVRDAIHTPLTAVLDGIGKVLRDCPPDLVADLADRGIMMVGGSALLPGLDQMLRKATGMPVAIAERPDVCAILGLGAMLDGKIEPLVLDPLAE; the protein is encoded by the coding sequence GTGACCGTCAATCTGGAGCAGTTGCGCCGTTGCCACGTAGCCGTCGACCTCGGCGCCGCGAGGACGCGCGTATTCGTCAAGGGCCTGGGACTCGTCGTGGACGAGCCCAGCGTCGCGGCCGTCAACACCCGTACCGGCGCGCTGATCGCCGTCGGCGCGTTCGCCGAGAAGATGACCGGCCGTACGCCCGACTACATCCGCGTCGCCCGGCCCGTGACCGGCGGCACCGTCGTCGACATCGAGATGGCCCAGCGCATGCTGCGGCATCTGGTCGGTGAGAAGCTGCGGCGCCAGCTGCGGCGCAAGCCCGGGCTGCGGGCCGCCGCCTGCACCCCGCACGAGGCCGACCCGCTCGCCCAGCGCGCCACCGTCGAGACCCTGGTGGGACTCGGCGCCCGCCGGGTCGAGCTGGTCGACACCCTGATCGCGGCGGCCGTCGGCTGCGGGCTCCCGGTCGAGCAGCCGACCGCCACCATGATCATGGTGTGCGGGGCGGCCACGACCCAGATCGCGGTGCTCTCGCTCGGCGCGATCGTCACCGCCCAGCGGATCCCGGTCGGCGGCGACGCGATCGACCACGCCGTCATCCAGCATCTGCGCCACCAGCACGAGCTGATGCTGCCGAGCCAGTCCGTGCGCCCCCTCCAGCTCGCCCTCAGCGGCAACGGGCTGACCCCGCACGGCCCCGCCTCCACCGAGATCCACGGCCGGGACGTCGCCACCGGCCTCGCCCGCTCGGTCCAGGTCGACACCGCGGCCGTCCGCGACGCGATCCACACCCCGCTGACCGCCGTCCTCGACGGCATCGGCAAGGTCCTGCGCGACTGCCCGCCCGACCTGGTCGCGGACCTGGCGGACCGGGGGATCATGATGGTCGGCGGAAGCGCCCTGCTGCCGGGCCTGGACCAGATGCTGCGCAAGGCGACCGGCATGCCCGTCGCGATCGCCGAACGCCCGGACGTCTGCGCCATCCTGGGCCTCGGCGCGATGCTGGACGGCAAGATCGAGCCGTTGGTCCTCGACCCGCTCGCGGAGTGA